One stretch of Candidatus Binatia bacterium DNA includes these proteins:
- a CDS encoding RND transporter — translation MSDQTRRRFAGWVATVALLSSCHAPSSDKQSQQPAAPVSVAPVERREVARLVKAIGRVESLHVVRVVPQVDGQLLSVHFAEGDHVAAGALLFRIDPRPFENLLRQREAMLERDLADLRVAEAEARRRASLLEQGFVSREENEQAQARAATLRAAVAADRAALADAKLQLSYCSIYAPVTGRLGQLLVHPGNVVKKNETTLVTIQQMHPIRVAFTIREADLPQVLSQSAKGTLFADARPSADGGPVLRGRVEFIDNQVDRATGTVLLKASFDNQSEVLWPGQFVPIELEIDRVPGALLIPRVALQTGQEGPFVFILEGDQTVRVRPVEVAFETAGHVVVRGGVRPGEWVVTEGQFRLTDGARVEVKRREQLESTQEDQRPQ, via the coding sequence ATGTCCGATCAGACACGACGTCGTTTCGCAGGATGGGTTGCCACCGTGGCGCTTCTCTCCAGTTGCCATGCGCCCTCCAGTGACAAGCAGAGCCAGCAGCCAGCGGCTCCGGTGAGCGTCGCACCGGTGGAACGGCGCGAAGTGGCTCGACTCGTCAAAGCAATCGGCCGGGTGGAATCGCTACATGTCGTTCGGGTGGTGCCGCAAGTGGATGGCCAGCTCTTGTCCGTCCACTTTGCCGAGGGAGATCACGTCGCCGCCGGAGCCCTTCTGTTTCGCATCGACCCTCGGCCATTCGAAAATCTTTTGCGCCAGCGCGAGGCGATGTTGGAGCGGGACCTCGCCGACCTCCGTGTTGCCGAGGCCGAGGCTCGGCGGCGAGCCAGTCTTTTGGAACAAGGGTTTGTGTCCCGCGAGGAAAACGAGCAAGCTCAAGCCCGTGCCGCGACATTGCGGGCGGCCGTTGCGGCCGATCGAGCCGCCCTCGCCGACGCAAAGTTGCAATTGTCTTACTGCTCCATCTACGCGCCCGTGACGGGTCGCCTCGGGCAGCTTCTCGTGCACCCCGGGAACGTCGTGAAAAAGAACGAAACCACGCTGGTCACCATCCAGCAAATGCATCCCATTCGGGTGGCGTTCACGATTCGCGAGGCCGACCTTCCGCAGGTGCTTTCGCAGTCCGCCAAAGGTACTCTGTTTGCCGACGCGCGGCCCTCCGCGGACGGCGGGCCAGTGTTGCGCGGCCGAGTGGAGTTCATCGACAATCAAGTGGACCGCGCCACCGGCACGGTGCTGCTCAAGGCCAGCTTTGACAATCAATCGGAAGTTTTATGGCCGGGGCAATTTGTTCCCATCGAACTCGAAATTGACCGGGTGCCGGGGGCGCTACTGATCCCGCGGGTAGCATTACAAACAGGCCAAGAAGGCCCCTTTGTCTTCATCCTCGAGGGAGACCAGACCGTTCGTGTTCGCCCTGTGGAGGTTGCCTTCGAAACCGCCGGCCACGTCGTTGTCCGAGGAGGCGTCCGTCCTGGAGAGTGGGTGGTCACCGAGGGACAATTTCGGCTGACGGACGGTGCCCGCGTAGAAGTCAAACGGCGCGAACAGCTCGAAAGCACACAAGAAGACCAGAGGCCGCAATGA
- a CDS encoding TetR family transcriptional regulator: MAKIALYAGETQRKHAGRGRPATPGLRERILDAASEVFGEQPFHQVHVADVARKAKVAKGTVYRYFPTKEALYLASLFHGMEQLQAELETVSRTQPDPRQRLEALATQLLEFFWGRDLFFLLLHRSEEQQGGLHARAWRARRQKFAQLIAATLEEGIAAAMFRRVHVPTATEALLGMLRGVHRYRRPDDTPQRAAQAVLDLFLHGVAATAPDSYANTRGKP, encoded by the coding sequence ATGGCCAAGATTGCTCTTTACGCTGGGGAAACCCAACGCAAACACGCGGGCCGCGGCCGTCCAGCCACGCCGGGACTGCGCGAACGCATCCTCGATGCGGCCTCGGAAGTGTTCGGAGAGCAGCCGTTTCACCAAGTGCACGTTGCCGACGTGGCCCGGAAAGCCAAAGTCGCCAAGGGGACTGTGTATCGGTACTTCCCGACGAAGGAAGCCTTGTACCTCGCCTCCCTCTTTCACGGCATGGAGCAACTCCAAGCCGAGCTGGAAACTGTAAGTCGAACGCAGCCGGATCCCCGCCAGCGGCTCGAAGCGCTGGCAACCCAGCTTCTCGAGTTTTTCTGGGGTCGCGACTTGTTCTTCTTGCTCTTGCACCGCAGCGAGGAGCAGCAAGGCGGGCTGCATGCGCGGGCCTGGCGCGCTCGACGCCAAAAGTTTGCCCAGCTCATCGCGGCGACGTTGGAAGAGGGAATCGCTGCCGCCATGTTCCGGCGTGTTCACGTGCCTACAGCAACGGAAGCATTGCTCGGCATGTTGCGCGGCGTCCACCGCTACCGCAGGCCCGACGACACTCCCCAACGAGCCGCCCAGGCTGTGCTGGACCTTTTTCTACACGGCGTGGCTGCCACGGCTCCGGACTCCTACGCAAACACTCGAGGCAAACCGTGA
- a CDS encoding ABC transporter permease → MKLLRMTIHVAFMTLQRNKLRSALTMLGIIIGVAAVIAMVSVGQGATAAVQAQIRSLGTNLLMVIPGATTAAGVRSGWGGVSTLTVADAKAIERECPAVAAVTYLRRQVVQVVHAEQNWSTVAQGTTTSFPTVREWTVRQGRFFTAHEEEGAARVAVLGQTVVDQLFGVGQDPVGATIRIKNVPFEVIGVLESKGQTTWGQDQDDVVVMPFSTAEKRVFGSQLFNTVDMIFASARTTGEIPEAATQIRNLLRERHRIPPGEDDDFTVRSLDDMARASESASRVMTNLLFAVASISLVVGGIGIMNILLVSVTERTREIGLRMAVGAKARHILLQFLMEAVVLSAVGGCLGAVVGCAASVLISYLGNWPTLLSPFAVAGGIAFSATVGIFFGYYPAWKASRLEPITALRYE, encoded by the coding sequence ATGAAACTTCTCAGAATGACTATCCATGTGGCTTTCATGACGCTCCAGCGCAACAAGCTGCGCTCCGCGTTGACGATGCTCGGCATCATCATCGGTGTGGCCGCCGTAATTGCTATGGTCAGCGTCGGCCAGGGGGCCACCGCTGCGGTACAAGCGCAAATTCGCAGCCTCGGCACCAACCTGTTGATGGTCATCCCAGGGGCCACGACTGCCGCCGGTGTACGCTCTGGTTGGGGTGGTGTGTCCACGCTAACGGTCGCCGACGCTAAGGCGATCGAACGGGAATGCCCGGCAGTGGCCGCAGTGACGTACCTGCGCCGGCAAGTGGTGCAAGTGGTACATGCGGAACAAAACTGGTCCACCGTCGCCCAAGGGACAACGACGAGTTTTCCAACCGTACGTGAATGGACGGTTCGCCAAGGCCGATTTTTCACGGCCCACGAGGAAGAAGGTGCCGCGCGGGTGGCCGTTCTGGGGCAGACGGTGGTGGATCAACTTTTCGGTGTCGGACAAGATCCCGTCGGCGCCACCATTCGAATTAAGAACGTGCCATTCGAGGTCATCGGGGTTCTGGAATCTAAAGGGCAGACCACGTGGGGGCAAGACCAAGATGACGTGGTGGTCATGCCATTTTCCACTGCCGAGAAACGGGTTTTTGGGTCCCAGTTGTTCAACACGGTGGACATGATTTTCGCATCGGCCCGAACGACGGGAGAAATCCCGGAGGCGGCCACGCAGATTCGCAACCTCCTCCGCGAGCGCCACCGCATTCCTCCCGGAGAAGACGATGATTTTACAGTGCGCTCGCTCGACGACATGGCGCGCGCTTCGGAAAGTGCTAGCCGCGTGATGACGAACTTGTTGTTTGCCGTGGCCTCGATTTCGCTGGTCGTGGGCGGCATCGGAATCATGAACATCCTTTTGGTCTCTGTAACCGAGCGAACGCGGGAAATTGGGCTGCGCATGGCGGTGGGGGCCAAAGCGCGACACATCCTCTTGCAGTTTCTCATGGAAGCGGTGGTGCTCAGCGCCGTCGGCGGCTGCCTCGGCGCCGTCGTTGGTTGTGCGGCTTCCGTCCTGATTTCCTACCTAGGCAACTGGCCGACCTTGCTTTCCCCGTTCGCTGTCGCAGGTGGGATCGCCTTTTCCGCCACTGTGGGCATTTTTTTCGGGTACTATCCGGCCTGGAAAGCCTCTCGTCTCGAGCCGATCACTGCGCTCCGGTACGAGTAG
- a CDS encoding alcohol dehydrogenase gives MKALVVTNEIPKIVLTRVLALATPRAYVSRLAPLYLRDLPNPPLRPGWVHIRTVLCGLCGSDYKQVFLKGAWDNPMTAVISFPQVLGHEVVGYVEAVGAGVDRAWLGRRVVLNPWLSCGPRGIEPPCRWCAGGDYAQCLNFARGALPPGIHHGNCREATGGFAEVVPAHHSQLVPIPDDVPFETAVLADPFSVSLHATLRHPPPAGGTGLVYGCGTLGLLNIAILRTLFPGVRVFAVARYPHQRELALRFGADEVIAWRPQSGIVERVAELTRSELWRPWRGLPMLNGGVDVVYDSVGSPESIEVGVRITRSRGTIVVTGVEMPKRFEWTPLYFKEVQLVGSNAFGVEEWEGRRQHAMEWYFEIVRRYDLDCTAIITHRFPLAAYPQAFMACYDQGKHRAVKVLFTFAKEADARAQQDRAA, from the coding sequence ATGAAAGCCCTGGTCGTAACCAACGAGATTCCCAAGATCGTGCTCACCCGAGTCTTGGCGCTGGCAACTCCACGTGCGTACGTGAGCCGCTTGGCCCCGCTGTATTTGCGGGATTTGCCGAACCCGCCCTTGCGGCCTGGATGGGTTCACATCCGTACGGTTTTGTGTGGCTTGTGCGGAAGCGACTACAAACAAGTGTTCCTGAAGGGCGCCTGGGACAATCCCATGACCGCTGTCATTTCGTTCCCACAGGTGTTGGGACACGAAGTGGTTGGCTACGTGGAGGCCGTGGGCGCAGGAGTGGACCGCGCTTGGCTCGGCCGGCGGGTTGTGCTGAATCCTTGGTTGTCGTGCGGGCCGCGCGGTATCGAGCCTCCGTGCCGTTGGTGTGCCGGTGGGGACTACGCGCAGTGTTTGAACTTCGCCCGCGGGGCACTGCCGCCTGGCATCCATCACGGTAACTGCCGCGAGGCAACCGGCGGTTTTGCGGAGGTCGTTCCAGCGCATCATTCCCAACTGGTACCGATTCCCGACGACGTCCCTTTCGAAACGGCTGTACTGGCCGATCCTTTTTCCGTCTCGCTGCATGCGACTTTGCGTCATCCCCCGCCAGCCGGAGGAACGGGCTTGGTTTATGGTTGCGGCACGCTCGGTCTGCTCAACATCGCGATTTTGCGCACCCTGTTCCCCGGGGTCCGCGTTTTCGCCGTGGCGCGCTACCCGCACCAGCGAGAACTCGCGCTTCGCTTTGGAGCCGACGAAGTGATCGCTTGGCGCCCGCAAAGCGGTATCGTGGAGCGAGTGGCGGAGCTGACCCGCAGCGAGCTCTGGCGCCCCTGGCGTGGCTTGCCGATGCTCAACGGCGGCGTGGATGTCGTTTACGATTCTGTAGGATCGCCCGAGAGCATCGAGGTTGGAGTGCGCATCACCCGCAGTCGCGGTACGATTGTCGTCACCGGCGTGGAAATGCCCAAGCGGTTCGAGTGGACTCCGCTGTATTTTAAGGAGGTACAGTTGGTGGGCTCCAATGCGTTTGGAGTCGAAGAGTGGGAAGGCCGGCGACAGCACGCCATGGAGTGGTACTTCGAAATCGTACGCCGCTACGACCTCGATTGTACAGCCATCATCACGCACCGCTTTCCGCTCGCAGCGTATCCCCAGGCTTTCATGGCTTGCTACGATCAGGGCAAACACCGTGCGGTGAAGGTGCTGTTCACCTTCGCGAAGGAAGCGGATGCTCGGGCGCAGCAAGATCGTGCCGCGTAA
- a CDS encoding outer membrane efflux protein: MKRLIVVLVGLLFGARVLAEEKKSLQECIELALRHHPSLQAGAARLKAAQARTRQVAAGYLPQIDATYAANRRSTSVAARTGTTLGTATQTFNFFNTGVSFSQLLFDFGQTFHSLQAAQADADATWADLETQREQVIWNVKQAYFALLTAQSLRDVAAEAVRQSEKHLDLARGRYDVGLAPRLDVTREQTQLAANRLDLLRADNNIRLGREVLRNALGLREPVRFDLQEVRTPAPQSLDEDALVHRAWELRPEILQLQAQIRSAQEQVLALERSHLPAVTAVGQYQWSGPDYPLQQNWNVGAAVTLPLFRGGLTVAQVEAAKQTAAALRHDVERTKQQIALEVRQALLRLQEAAHSIEVAREGTQQARQTLDLAEGRYATGVGNIIELTDAQTAFVSAKGQMIQSHYDYQTALAALEKAVGSNLAPSDAASKNPLE; the protein is encoded by the coding sequence GTGAAGCGGCTCATCGTAGTTCTCGTCGGTCTCCTGTTCGGTGCACGCGTCCTGGCGGAGGAGAAAAAGTCGTTGCAAGAATGCATCGAGCTTGCCCTGCGACATCATCCTTCGTTGCAAGCGGGTGCTGCCCGGTTAAAGGCGGCCCAAGCGCGCACGCGGCAAGTGGCCGCCGGATACCTACCGCAAATTGACGCGACGTACGCAGCCAATCGGCGGAGCACCAGCGTGGCTGCACGCACGGGAACGACGCTAGGCACCGCCACCCAAACGTTCAACTTCTTCAACACTGGCGTGAGTTTCAGCCAGTTGTTGTTCGACTTTGGCCAGACGTTTCATTCCCTTCAGGCAGCCCAGGCCGACGCAGATGCCACTTGGGCGGACTTGGAAACGCAACGAGAACAAGTGATCTGGAACGTCAAGCAAGCGTATTTCGCTTTGCTGACGGCCCAGTCCCTCCGTGACGTCGCAGCGGAGGCGGTACGGCAAAGTGAGAAGCACCTCGATCTCGCCCGCGGGCGTTACGACGTCGGTCTCGCTCCCCGTCTCGATGTGACCCGAGAGCAAACCCAACTGGCGGCAAACCGGCTGGACTTGTTGCGGGCGGACAACAACATCCGGCTAGGGAGAGAAGTTCTGCGTAACGCCCTCGGCTTACGCGAGCCGGTGCGCTTCGATTTGCAGGAGGTCCGCACCCCAGCGCCACAAAGCCTGGATGAAGATGCGCTCGTGCACCGAGCGTGGGAACTCAGGCCCGAAATCCTGCAGCTCCAAGCGCAAATCCGCTCTGCGCAAGAACAGGTTCTCGCGCTCGAGCGGAGTCACCTCCCCGCCGTCACCGCGGTCGGGCAATATCAGTGGTCCGGCCCAGACTATCCTCTGCAACAAAACTGGAACGTCGGAGCGGCTGTGACGTTGCCGCTATTCCGCGGAGGACTCACCGTGGCGCAAGTGGAAGCGGCCAAGCAAACTGCTGCCGCACTCCGCCACGATGTGGAGCGGACGAAGCAACAAATAGCCCTCGAAGTTCGGCAAGCTTTGTTGCGCCTACAGGAAGCGGCCCACAGCATCGAAGTGGCCCGCGAAGGCACGCAGCAAGCCCGACAAACACTGGATTTAGCCGAAGGCCGGTATGCGACTGGCGTGGGCAACATCATCGAACTCACCGACGCCCAAACAGCCTTCGTCTCGGCAAAGGGACAGATGATTCAGTCGCACTACGATTACCAAACAGCTCTCGCTGCATTGGAGAAAGCCGTGGGTTCGAATCTCGCCCCCTCCGATGCAGCATCCAAAAATCCGTTGGAGTAA
- a CDS encoding ABC transporter ATP-binding protein, with amino-acid sequence MPVPLILLEDVWRVYNHGASEVVALRGVTVTIEQGEFVAVMGASGSGKSTFLNILGCLDRPTRGRYVLNGRDVTGLSADERAEIRNREIGFVFQNFNLLPRATAVENVELPLFYGPLPYAEQRPRALAALGALGLAERAFHYPNQLSGGQQQRVAIARALVSEPSLLLADEPTGNLDSAASRDLMELLVRLNAQRGVTVVVVTHEPDVAAYARRVVHFRDGSIVSDRFPRPTR; translated from the coding sequence ATGCCGGTACCACTCATCCTACTCGAAGATGTCTGGCGAGTGTACAACCATGGAGCCTCGGAGGTGGTCGCACTTCGAGGGGTAACCGTGACGATCGAGCAAGGCGAGTTCGTGGCGGTGATGGGCGCATCGGGGTCGGGCAAGTCCACGTTCCTCAACATCCTCGGATGCTTGGACCGCCCGACACGAGGCCGGTATGTTTTGAATGGCCGCGATGTAACTGGCTTGAGCGCAGACGAGCGCGCCGAGATCCGCAATCGGGAGATCGGTTTTGTGTTCCAAAACTTCAACTTACTGCCTCGCGCCACCGCAGTGGAAAATGTGGAGCTTCCCTTGTTTTACGGGCCGCTGCCGTATGCCGAACAACGGCCGCGAGCGCTTGCTGCTCTGGGCGCGCTGGGCTTGGCCGAGCGCGCGTTCCATTATCCCAACCAGCTCTCTGGAGGCCAACAGCAACGGGTGGCCATCGCTCGCGCGCTCGTCAGCGAACCTTCGCTGCTGCTGGCGGACGAGCCCACGGGCAACCTCGATTCCGCTGCCAGTCGCGACCTCATGGAGCTGCTCGTGCGCCTAAATGCACAGCGAGGGGTAACTGTTGTGGTCGTCACGCACGAGCCGGATGTTGCCGCTTACGCCCGTAGAGTGGTGCATTTCCGCGACGGGAGCATTGTGTCTGACCGATTTCCGAGGCCCACCCGATGA
- a CDS encoding RND transporter, protein MIKKLAVATSAVALLAAAGFGVWRGWSREAHDLYRTLAVDRGDVVTSVTATGTVNPVTTVQVGTYVSGRIIAIDVDFNSPVRRNQRVAKIDPAPFEVKVKKAEAALANAKAKVEKDRADLALKELTLRRYRELFERELIARADLDQAQSEYEQARAQLELDRAAVRQAEADLADAQINLWYTDILSPVDGIVVSRNVNVGQTVAASFQTPTLFLIADDLTKMQVDTAVSESDIGQVREGQRATFTVDAYANRRFEGIVTQVRHAPTTVQNVVTYDVVVAVDNTDLSLKPGMTATVTIVTAERKNVVRVPVRALRFDPARAQGTPPPEQVPSGEASRVWVLRNGALVPVPVQLGLRSETHAELLSGELQPGDRLVVAMDKREGQRGGTGGPRPLPGAVRFR, encoded by the coding sequence ATGATTAAGAAACTCGCGGTTGCCACCTCCGCCGTCGCCCTCTTAGCCGCCGCCGGCTTCGGCGTTTGGCGCGGCTGGAGCCGCGAAGCGCACGACCTCTACCGCACCCTGGCGGTAGATCGAGGGGATGTCGTGACCAGCGTCACCGCGACGGGCACGGTCAACCCAGTGACGACGGTACAAGTCGGCACCTATGTTTCCGGCCGGATCATCGCCATCGACGTAGATTTCAACTCGCCGGTACGCCGCAACCAGCGCGTGGCCAAGATCGACCCTGCCCCCTTCGAGGTCAAGGTGAAGAAGGCAGAGGCTGCGCTGGCGAACGCCAAGGCCAAGGTGGAGAAAGACCGTGCGGATCTCGCCCTCAAGGAACTCACTCTTCGGCGTTATCGCGAACTCTTCGAGCGCGAACTGATTGCCCGAGCGGATCTCGACCAAGCACAAAGCGAGTACGAACAGGCGCGCGCGCAACTGGAGCTAGACCGGGCCGCGGTCCGCCAGGCCGAAGCCGACCTCGCCGATGCCCAGATCAATCTGTGGTACACGGATATTTTGTCGCCTGTGGACGGCATTGTGGTCTCTCGCAACGTCAATGTGGGGCAAACGGTCGCTGCAAGCTTCCAAACACCCACCCTCTTTTTGATCGCCGACGACTTGACCAAGATGCAGGTCGACACCGCTGTGAGCGAATCGGACATCGGCCAAGTCCGGGAGGGCCAACGGGCCACGTTCACAGTGGACGCGTACGCCAACCGGCGCTTCGAGGGCATCGTCACTCAGGTCCGACATGCACCGACAACGGTGCAGAACGTGGTCACTTACGACGTTGTCGTCGCTGTGGACAACACCGATCTTTCCTTGAAACCTGGAATGACGGCCACGGTGACGATCGTCACGGCCGAACGGAAGAACGTCGTGCGCGTGCCGGTGCGGGCCTTGCGGTTCGATCCGGCGCGTGCGCAGGGCACTCCGCCTCCGGAACAGGTGCCGTCCGGCGAGGCTTCGCGCGTGTGGGTCCTGCGCAACGGGGCGCTCGTGCCTGTGCCGGTGCAGCTCGGTTTACGCAGCGAGACCCATGCGGAACTCCTTTCAGGCGAGCTGCAGCCCGGCGATCGGCTCGTGGTGGCTATGGACAAGCGCGAGGGGCAGCGCGGTGGGACCGGTGGCCCGAGGCCGCTCCCCGGCGCGGTACGCTTCCGCTGA
- a CDS encoding multidrug transporter has protein sequence MNLSELFIRRPVATTLLMSALVAFGIFGYRALPVSDLPNVDFPTILVSASLPGANPDTMASAVATPLERQFSTIAGLESMNSVSSLGTTQITLQFDLDRDLDAAAQDVQAAITRAAPLLPGDMPSPPTFQKVNPADQPILFISLTSSILPLWQLDEFGQTLIAQRISMVSGVAQVLVFGSQKYAVRIKADPRALASRSIGIDEVEAAVRAANVNLPTGILQGPEQRFTVQATGQLTRAGQYRPVIIAYRNGAPVRLEDVAEVLDGVEDDRSASWFGDSQRRQRAIVLAVQRQPGTNTVQVANAVKSLLPQLQQFLPPAVELHVLFDRSASIRDSVHEVQFTMILALILVVLVIFLFLRDPTATLIPSLALPVSLIGTFAFMYPLGFSIDNLSLLALTLSIGFVVDDAIVMLENIVRHREAGQPPFEAAIEGAREIGFTILSMTFSLVAVFIPVLFMPGIVGRLFHEFAVTISIAILLSGVVSLTLTPMLCSRFLRHAPHGDGGWNAAFERAFLAMLRGYERSLRAILRWRAAVFTLSVFLLVVTLWLFARAPKGFIPNDDLGSIFGVVEADQGVSFEAMRRYHTAVADIIRADPAVRVLSASLIGTNAAAGSTVNQGRIFIFLHPRAERDPLPQVLQRLRQKTTGIPGVRVFLQELPTIRIGGQLTKSLYQFTLQSPDTQELYAAADKLEGELRKLPVLRDVTSDLQLRNPYLDVVIDRDRATALGVTAEQIELALHAAYGDRWISTIYAPNNQYRVILEVADAFQTDPTELPWLYLRSQNGSLVPLTTLASLERRYGPLTINHTGQLPAVTISFNLAPGASLSEAVQAIEKTAREQLPAGITATFQGAAQAFATSLTGIWVLLIAAVLVIYLVLGVLYESFLHPITILSGLPSAAFGALVALGLFGMELNIYGFVGIVLLIGIVKKNAIMQIDFALEAQRREHKTPLEAIVQGCLVRFRPIMMTTMAALLGALPIALAAGGGATSRRPLGVAVVGGLLFSQLVTLYLTPVYYTYLESFSAWLRRLRSGVEPREAILVGPRHD, from the coding sequence ATGAACCTCTCCGAGTTGTTCATCCGCCGTCCAGTCGCCACGACCCTGCTGATGTCTGCGCTCGTGGCCTTCGGTATCTTTGGCTACCGCGCACTTCCGGTCAGCGACCTTCCCAACGTAGACTTTCCGACGATTCTCGTCTCTGCCAGCCTCCCCGGAGCCAATCCCGACACGATGGCGTCTGCTGTCGCCACGCCGTTGGAGCGGCAATTTTCCACCATCGCTGGGCTCGAGTCTATGAACTCCGTGAGTTCCTTGGGCACCACCCAAATCACCCTGCAGTTCGATCTCGATCGCGACCTCGACGCCGCCGCGCAAGACGTTCAAGCAGCAATCACGCGGGCGGCTCCCCTGCTTCCCGGGGACATGCCCTCGCCGCCGACCTTCCAAAAGGTCAACCCGGCCGACCAACCGATTCTTTTCATCAGTCTCACGTCTTCGATTCTTCCCCTCTGGCAGCTCGACGAATTTGGCCAGACTCTCATTGCCCAGCGCATCTCGATGGTGAGCGGCGTAGCGCAAGTCTTGGTGTTTGGGTCGCAGAAATACGCAGTGCGGATCAAAGCCGACCCGCGAGCGCTCGCCAGCCGCAGCATCGGCATTGACGAAGTCGAAGCGGCGGTGCGTGCGGCCAATGTGAACCTGCCCACCGGGATCCTACAGGGACCGGAACAACGCTTTACGGTGCAAGCAACGGGTCAATTGACGCGGGCAGGGCAGTACAGGCCGGTAATCATTGCCTACCGTAACGGAGCACCGGTACGCCTAGAGGACGTGGCCGAGGTCCTCGACGGAGTCGAAGACGACCGTTCCGCATCCTGGTTCGGAGACAGCCAGCGCCGCCAGCGTGCCATTGTGCTGGCAGTGCAGCGGCAACCCGGGACGAACACGGTCCAGGTGGCCAACGCAGTCAAATCCTTGCTCCCTCAATTGCAGCAGTTCTTGCCTCCCGCGGTGGAGCTGCACGTGCTGTTCGATCGCTCCGCATCCATTCGCGACTCGGTCCATGAAGTGCAGTTCACGATGATTTTGGCCCTGATCCTCGTGGTTCTCGTGATTTTCCTGTTCCTGCGCGATCCAACGGCCACGCTGATTCCCAGCTTGGCCTTGCCCGTGTCTTTGATCGGAACCTTCGCGTTCATGTACCCGCTCGGGTTCAGCATCGACAACCTTTCTTTGCTCGCTCTCACGCTTTCTATTGGTTTCGTCGTGGACGATGCCATCGTGATGCTCGAAAACATTGTCCGCCATCGCGAGGCCGGACAGCCGCCCTTCGAAGCGGCCATCGAGGGCGCACGCGAGATCGGGTTTACCATTCTCTCGATGACGTTTTCGCTCGTGGCAGTGTTCATACCCGTACTGTTCATGCCGGGCATCGTGGGTCGGTTGTTCCACGAGTTTGCCGTAACGATTTCCATCGCCATTCTGCTCTCGGGCGTGGTGTCGCTCACGCTCACTCCGATGCTGTGCAGCCGCTTCCTGCGCCATGCTCCGCACGGAGACGGCGGTTGGAACGCAGCCTTCGAGCGCGCTTTCCTTGCTATGTTGCGCGGGTACGAACGTAGTTTACGAGCCATTTTGCGCTGGCGCGCTGCGGTGTTCACCCTTTCGGTGTTCTTGCTTGTGGTAACCTTGTGGCTATTCGCGCGCGCTCCCAAAGGGTTCATCCCCAACGACGATTTGGGCTCCATCTTCGGGGTGGTCGAGGCCGATCAAGGGGTCTCGTTCGAAGCGATGCGGCGCTACCACACCGCGGTGGCAGATATCATCCGTGCGGATCCCGCCGTACGCGTGCTTTCTGCGAGCTTGATCGGAACCAACGCGGCTGCCGGAAGCACCGTCAACCAAGGACGGATTTTCATCTTCCTCCACCCCCGTGCGGAACGAGACCCCCTCCCCCAAGTGCTCCAGCGCTTGCGGCAAAAGACGACGGGTATCCCAGGGGTGCGGGTTTTCCTGCAAGAACTTCCAACTATCCGCATCGGCGGGCAGTTGACGAAAAGTCTCTACCAGTTCACTTTGCAGAGCCCGGACACGCAAGAACTTTACGCGGCCGCCGACAAACTCGAAGGGGAACTTCGGAAGCTGCCCGTGCTGCGCGACGTGACCAGCGACTTGCAGCTTCGCAACCCCTATCTCGACGTCGTGATCGACCGCGACCGCGCAACCGCCCTGGGTGTGACTGCAGAACAAATCGAGCTCGCACTGCACGCTGCCTACGGCGACCGGTGGATTTCCACGATTTACGCCCCGAACAACCAGTACCGCGTCATTCTCGAAGTTGCGGACGCTTTTCAGACAGATCCAACCGAACTTCCGTGGCTATACTTGCGCTCACAAAACGGCAGCCTCGTGCCGCTGACCACCCTGGCGAGCCTCGAACGCCGATACGGTCCGCTCACGATCAACCACACCGGCCAGCTTCCCGCCGTAACCATTTCGTTCAACCTCGCTCCGGGTGCATCTCTCAGCGAGGCGGTGCAGGCGATCGAGAAAACGGCTCGCGAGCAACTGCCCGCAGGCATCACGGCCACGTTCCAGGGAGCCGCGCAAGCGTTCGCGACCTCGCTCACCGGAATCTGGGTTTTACTTATTGCCGCCGTGCTCGTCATCTACTTAGTTCTCGGCGTTCTATACGAAAGTTTCTTGCACCCCATCACGATTCTCTCGGGCTTGCCTTCGGCTGCGTTTGGAGCGCTCGTTGCGCTCGGGCTGTTCGGCATGGAACTGAATATCTACGGCTTTGTCGGCATCGTTCTTCTCATTGGCATCGTCAAAAAGAACGCGATCATGCAAATTGATTTCGCGCTCGAAGCACAACGCCGGGAACACAAAACTCCCCTCGAAGCCATCGTGCAGGGTTGCTTGGTCCGCTTTCGCCCGATCATGATGACCACCATGGCCGCCCTGCTCGGGGCGCTTCCCATTGCTCTTGCCGCGGGTGGCGGCGCCACATCCCGGAGACCTTTGGGCGTGGCCGTCGTCGGCGGTTTGCTCTTCTCTCAACTCGTCACTTTGTACCTCACGCCTGTGTACTACACATATCTGGAATCCTTCTCGGCGTGGCTGCGCCGCCTGCGCAGCGGCGTGGAACCTCGGGAAGCGATCCTTGTGGGACCACGCCATGATTAA